DNA from Polaribacter sp. NJDZ03:
TTGCGAAGAAGAATATTCTTTAATAGGAATCCATTCTACATTAGAAGATTATAAACTTGCCTACTTATTAAATAAAAACCTAAATACCAGGTTTTATAAAGCAAAAGAAGATTTAGAATTTGTTATAGAAGAAAAGACAGCCTCTTTTTCTATATATAATTATGAAAATATAGAATATGATTACGAGTGGTTTTTAATAGCGAATAGTTATAAAACTGAAAACCAAACGGCATCTAACGCATTGTTATTAACATCAGAAACAATAACATACCTCATTCCAGAAAAGAAAAAAGTAGATTTTTTTTTAAAAATTTCTGGAGATTCAGAGTATGAGTTTGTTATGAAAACTATAAATAGTATTAAAAGTATTGATAATGTAATTACCGCATATTCAATAGATAAAAACACCTTAAAGTCTAAAGACTTTTTAATATTTTAAACATGAAAGACTACAAAAAAACAAAAATAGTTGCAACCTTAGGTCCAGCAATAGACACTAAAGAAAAGATGAAAGAGTTGGCAATTGCAGGTGTCAACGTTTTTAGAATTAATTTTTCTCATGCAGATTACGAAGTTGTAAAACAAAATGTGCTAAGAATTAGAGAAATTAATGAAGAAGAAGGCTTTAATGTTGCAATTTTAGCAGATTTACAAGGACCAAAACTTCGAGTTGGAGTTATGGAAGAAAATGTCATCTTAAAAGATGGAGACTTCTTTACTTTTACTACAGAAAAGTGTATTGGTAACAACCAAAAAGCATTTATGACGTACCAACGTTTTCCTAAAGACGTAAAAGTTGGGGAAAACATTATGGTAGATGATGGTAAATTACGTTTTGAAGTAGTTTCTACAGATAAAGACAAAGAAGTTGTTGTAAAAGTTATAGTTGGTGGACCTTTACATTCTAAAAAAGGAGTAAACTTACCAAACACAGCTATTTCTTTACCCGCTTTAACAGAAAAAGATAAAGAAGATGCCGTTTTTGCTTTAGGCTTAAACGTAGATTGGATGGCACTTTCTTTTGTAAGAACACCAGAAGATTTAAGAATGTTACGCGATTTAATCGATGAGCATTCAGATTATAGAGTACCCGTAATTGCTAAAATTGAAAAACCAGAAGCAGTTGCAAATATAGACGCTTTAATTCCTTTTTGTGATGGTTTAATGGTTGCCCGTGGAGATTTAGGAGTAGAAATTCCTATGCAAGACGTTCCATTAATTCAGAAGAAATTAGTAAGACGTGCAAAGAGAGCAAGAATTCCTGTAATTATTGCAACTCAAATGATGGAAACAATGATTGATAACCCTGTTCCAACTAGAGCAGAAGTAAATGACGTTGCCAATTCTATTATGGATGGAGCAGATGCAGTAATGTTATCTGGAGAAACTTCTGTAGGGAAACACCCTTTAAAAGTAATTCAGAAAATGTCTGAAATCATTAAAGCAGTTGAAAACTCTAGAATGATTAAAGTACCACATGAAGCACCACATATTAGAACAAATAGATTTATAACAAAATCAGTTTGTCATCACGCAGCTTTAATGGCAAATGATATCGATGCAACCGCAATTTCTACTTTAACAAATAGTGGTTATACAGCATTCCAAATTTCAGCATGGAGACCACAAGCTAAAATATTAGCATTTTCATCAGAAAGAAGAATTTTAGGAAAACTAAACTTACTTTGGGGTGTTAAAGCTTTTTATTACGATAAAAACTTAAGTACAGATGATACTGTTGTAGATATTAACAAAATATCTAAAGAAAAAGGATTTGTTAAAGAAGGAGATTTAATGATTAACCTTACTTCTATGCCAGTTGAGGCTAAAGGAATGGTGAACACTTTAAGAGTTTCTGAAATAGAATAAATACCTATAAAATAATATTTTATAAAGCATCTTGAGAAATCAGGATGCTTTTTTTTGCTTTAAATTTAAAAGTATAGTTTCTTTAGAAGCTGTTTCCTGCTTTCCACTGTATCTTTTTAATATGTCATTGCGCAGTTTTCTTTTTTATAAACTATGGCAATCTCTTAATTAAAATAGATTTCACTTGCTTAGCAAGGTATTAAAAAGGATGCCGTTTCAATCAGGGCTAAACTTGTTTGGTTGCTATTTGTTATTCTTTAAAACAAAAGGATGCCTAATTATCTGTATTTCTTTTAAACATCTTTTTATAAAGAAATTAATAATTAAACAAATTACAATTAGTGCAATTAGTAAAATCATTTTTTTTTTTGATTAATAATATATTTATAAATCTTAAATAATACCCGTAGACTTAAAAATACAAATGCAGCTGCATACTTATATACATTATGAATAAAACTCTTTAAAATGGCTTTATATAGAGTGTAAAGGAGTAAAAGTAGCTTCCATAAGCAAGAAGAAAACCTACCAGATAATAGTACAACCCGTATAAAGGCATTAACCTTTTAAAATTGAATCTATTAATATTTTCTTTTTTCTCTAAAATGGTTAAATGGACATCGTTTGGTATTATTTTTTAAATGAAACAGCGCATTTTTAATTAAAAATACAGTTTTTGATGTTTTTTGTCTCGATAAAATGTAGGTTTTAAATTAGAAAAACTTCAATACATAACTCTAAAAAATTATAAGTACAGATATAAGAGAAGAAAAGTTTTTCGTTTAATTATTTGATAAATAAGTATCTATAAAAGTATGAAATAAAAAAAAACTTTATGTAATTGTTGCATAAAACAGAAAAAACAGTAAATTTAAGAGAACCAAAAAATAAAATTACTATGGCAATTAAAAGCTTTCAAGGAAAAAGAGATACAAGTCAGGGAAAAGAGGATGCACAAATTTTAGTGTCTGATTATATGACCAAAAAATTGATAACTTTTAAAGCAGAGGATACGTTAGATCATGTAATTGTACAATTAATTACACATAAAATTTCTGGTGGACCTGTTGTAAATGATCAAAATGAATTGATTGGTATTATTTCTGAAACAGACTGTATTAAACACATTTCTGAAAGTAAATATTATAATATGCCTTCTGATGTTAACAATACGGTAGGTAAATATATGGTAACTGATGTTGATACGATTGATAAAAACACGAATATTTTTGATGCAGCTTTCAAATTTATTAGTTCTCACAGAAGAAGATTTCCTGTGGTAGATAACGGAAAATTAATTGGTCAAATTAGTCAAACCGATGTGTTAAAAGCTGCAATAAGTGTAAAAGGTAATACCTGGAATAGTTAAAACCTTTTTTTAGATTTAATATTTGGTAAATCTGTAATAATTAATTTTTGTTTATCAGAACTTTCTAGTTCGGCTATTTTAGAATACGAATAGCCTTCTATGGGTTCTTTTAAGCTTTTCCACTTTGTAATATTTTTAACAGTAATTTCTCCTTCAATTTTTATAAAAGCTTAAGTATAACGTAAGGTTGCAATTAATATTAGCTTTTACTCTTTTCTAATTAATAAAAAAGTCTCATTTTCTAAAGGCAAATAACCTTCATTGTAAACGTAAAAATAAGTATTCCCAGTTTTTGTTTTGTAAATAGAGGTAAAGAACTGAAAATCGAATCCTTTATCGTACAATTTGGTTCTGGTTACTTTTGTTTTACCGGTTGTATTTAATTCTGATAAAATTTTGTAATTTTTTCTAAGTCGATTGTTAATATTTCTAATGAGGTTTTTACTGTCTTTGTTAACACGATTGTTGTACGCGTTTCTACAATAATCTGAACAGAATTTCTTATCAATTCTACCTTTAACAACTTCATCACACTCTAAACATTTTCTACTTTCCATAGTTTTCTTTCTTTAGTTCGTACCAATTTACCAGCTCATTATCTTCTTTAAATTCGTTTACAAATTGCAAACCAATTTTTTGTAAAATTTTATTAGAACCAATATTTCCAATTTCTGCAGCACCATAAATAATGTCTAAGTTCATGGTTTTAAAACCATATTCTAAACAAGCAATGGCAGATTCTAAACCGTATCCATTTTTCCAATATTTCGGAATGAAGCGATAGCCAATATCAATAAAATCTTGAAAACCATTTAAGCTTTCTTTTGTTCCTTTATTTAGTTTTAAACCAGACCAACCTATAAAATTACCTGAAGATTTTTCTATAACAGCAAACCGTCCAATACCATTTTCTTTATACTGTTTTAGAATAAAATCAATCATTCTTTTTGCTTCTTCTTTCGTTTTAATTGTTTTTTTTCCTAAATATTGATGAACTTTTGGGTTAGAATCTAACTCAAACATTCCTTCGACATCAGTTATTCTAAATTCTCTAAGAAGTAGTCTTTCTGTTTCTAAATGAAATTTCATAAGGTAAATATACTTAATTTTTATCCGTTTACAAACGACTACAAGTAATTACAACCGAAAGTAATTGTTTTGTAACCGAATAAAGTTGCAATGGTGTCGCAACTTTGCAGAGTCAAAACGATTTGACAAAAACAAATTATAAATCTGCATTCAATAAAAATGCATAAAAACTTATCTTATGAATACGTTAAGAAACAAAGTACAGTTAATTGGTAGATTGGGTCAAGATCCAGAAATAGTAACTTTTAAAGATGGTAATAAAATGGCTAAATTTTCTATGGCTACAGATGACAGTTACAAAGACAAAGCAGGTAATAAAGTAGAGCGTACTTATTGGCATAATATTGTTATTACTGGTGGCTTGGTTAAGGTAGTAGAAAACTATGTAAATAAAGGGCAAGAAATTGCGGTTGAAGGAAAGTTAACAAATAAATCTTATGATACTAAAGAAGGAGAAAAAAGATATATTACAGAAATTATGGTGAATGAATTATTGCTCTTGGGAGCTAAATAATTTACATAGAAAGAGGCTGTCTAGAAAGTATTGTAACTTTTTAGATGGTCTTTTTAAATTAGATGTTTACGTTGTTAGAATTAAGAACTTTTGTTTGTAATTTTTTTACCTGTCATTTCATTGACTGTAATTCTAAAAACAATTGGAATTTTTTTAAGGGTACTTTTGTTAGAGAAATCACTGATACAATGCAAATCTCTGTGTTCCTTTTTTAAAATTAGTGCTTTAATACCCTCGGTAAAATCGTGCAAATATTTTTTTGCTACAGAACCAGATAGTTCTTCATAGACACCATGCACTAATACAGAATTACACGTATTGCCGTCTGCTTTTTCTAAAACCTGTAGAGAAACTTTTCTATAATTTCTCATTGCCTTTGTTTTATGACCTTCTTCAGAATAGCCAACAATGCTTTTTTTCTTGTCAAAAAAATAGGTCATGGGTACAATAAAAGGTCTTTCTATATAAATATAGCTCAGTTGCCCTATATAGTTATTTTCTAATATGTTTATGCATTCACTCTCTTTTAAATTAGTTGTCATGATGCTGGTTTTTAGTTAAAACAAGTACCTAATCTAATTAAAGTTAATTAGATAAAATATGATATATATCAGTTTAATGATTTTTTAACTATTATAGATTTTAAATTATAAGGTTTAGATGTGTTAAAAATCTTAAAAGATGAAGTATAAAAGCTGAAATAAGGAACTCTTTTTTACAAGAAATTATTTTCGAATTTTATTCGTTTTGGTAAAACCTGAGTTTATTTTGTAAATTGGTTATTTCTTTTTTTAAAGAATCTACTTGGTTTAATAAGTTATAAATTACATCTACACCTTCTAAGTTTATGTTTAAATCATAATGCAAACGAATCATTTTTTCAACTTCTGTTATTTGAGTAACTTTAATATAATGATCATCATTTTCTACAATAACCTCTATTAATTCATACTCTTTTAATTCATTTATAAAAGCTGTAGGAATGCTGTAGTGGGCACAAAACTGCTGAATAGATATTAAATTTTGAGTTTCCATATTTAGCGTTGTTTTTGTAATTCTTTAATTAATGCTATTTCTTTTTCGTTTAATTTAGTTGGTGTTTTAAGTTGATAAGTGATATATAGATCTCCAAACTGCCCCTCTTTTTTATATTTAGGAAATCCTTTTTCTTTTAACTTTACTTTGGTTCCGTTTTCTGTTTCTGGCTTAATGGTTAGTTTTACTTTTCCATCAAAAGTATCAACCGTTAATTGTCCGCCTAAAAGAGCGGTATATAAATCTAGATCTACATCAATATAAAGATTGTCTTTGTCTCGTTTAAATTTTGTATTATTTACAATAGAAAACTGAATGTATAAATCGCCATTCGGACCACCATTTACACCTTTTCCTCCATGCCCTTTTATTTTGATTACTTGTCCGTTTTCTACACCAGCCGGAATTGTAATTCTAATGTTTTTTCCATTAACAGTAATTACCTGTTTTTGTGTTTTGTAAACATCGTTTAAATTTAGTTGAATTTCAGAATTGTAATCTTGCCCTCTAAATTTAGCATTCGTTCTTCTTCCTGAAGAAGCACCACCAAACATGTCACCAAACATATCAGAAAAATCTTCTTGAGAATACCCACCTTGATTACTTTGAGACCTACTTTGGTGTTCTTGCTGTCTTTGTTTTTCTTGTTCGTAAGCTTCTCCGTTTTGCCAATGCTCTCCATATGCATCGTATTTTTTACGATTTTCTGGATTGCTTAAAACTTCATTTGCTTCGTTAATTTCTTTAAAGCTCTTTTCGGCAGTTTTATCATTCGGGTTTAGATCTGGATGGTATTTTCGTGCTAATTTTCTGTAAGCTTTTTTAATATCAGCTTCAGAAGCACTTTTGGTAATTCCTAAAATTTTATAATAATCTATAGAAGCCATCAATTAAGGTATTTAGAAAGTAATATACGTATTTTTTTTAATTTGGTTGTGAACAACAACTTAGTTAAAATACTACTTAAATTTATTATTTTTCAAGTTCTAAACTTAGTTTTGCAACCAATTTTAATTCAGATTTATTTAAATCTGCAACAGAAGCAGCAATTTTGGCTGCTGTTTTTATAATTAGACTTTTTATTTCTTCGGTAAATAAGGACGGATGTTCTTTTTTAAAGTCGATAAATTCATTGTAGCAAGTTTCAGAATTTAAAAAACTTTCATTGTTTAACCAATCGAAAACAGTTTCTATTTGATAGGCTGCATCCGAATGAAAACCATCATCTACAGGATCTATTTTAGTCCATTTGTCTTTTACTATTTTTTTTAAAACATTAAATTCTACTTCTTCTACAATGTTGTCTGCAGCTGCAATTGCGAAAAATAATTTACCTAAGTTTTCATAAAAAGAAATAATTGTGTTTTGTGATGGTTTCATAATTAAGAATTTATGAATATGAGTAAAGTTATATAATTATGAGTTACATAATTATGATATTAGTCATAAAATGTTATAATTTCAATATAAAATGTAGTATTTTTAATCTTTGTTTAATTAGATAATTTATTACCAAATGCTAAGTAAAGATCGGGATGTTTTTAATGTACTTTTTGAGGCTGTATCAGAGGGAGTTGTTGTAGTAAACGATCAACAAAACATAGTTTCTGTAAATTCATCTGTAGAGAGAATGTTTGGTTATAACCCAGAAGAACTCTTAAATAAATCGCTTAATATTTTAATACCTAAAAATTATCACGCAGGTCACGGAGCCCATTTTAAGGGTTTTATGAAGAACAAAGAAAAAAGGCAGATGGGCAACGGGAGAGACTTGTATGGAGCCCGAAAAAATGGCGCTATTTTTCCGTTAGAGGCAGGTTTAAATCCGTTCCAAATTAATGGACAAACTTTTATAATGGCTCTGGTAATCGATATTTCTGTTAGAAAGCAACAAGAAGAAGAAATACATCAATTAAATAATGAGTTAGAAAAAAAGGTCTGTGAGCGAACAAAAGAATTAAGTAAAACAGTTCATGAATTAAAGGTTGTAAACATTGAATTAGATGAAGAAAACCATAAAAGAATAGAAGCAGAGACTAAAATTAAAGATGCTTTAAAAAAGGAAAAAGAACTTAATGAATTGAAGACGAAGTTTTTATCGTTAGTTTCTCATGAGTTTAAAACACCTTTAAGTGGTATTTTAACGTCTACAATGCTTTTAGGGAAATATAAATTGGCAGAACAACAAGAAAAAAGAGATAAGCACTTAGAAACCATTACCAATAAAGTACATTATTTAAATAATATTTTAAATGATTTTTTATCGGTAGAAAAGCTAGAAACGGGTAAGATAAATTACAACTTTCATACGTTTAGATTAAGTAAGGTTGTAGATGAGGTAATTTATAATGCAAACATGCTTTTAAAAGAAGGCCAAAGAATTAAATATCCAGAAGATATAGATGAAATTTCTTTAACACAAGATGAAAAAACCATCGCCTTGGCATTATCTAATTTAATAAACAATGCTATTAAATACTCGCCAGAAAATTCTGAAATAGATATTAAAATAAAGCAAGATAATACAGCTACTACTATTAAAATAAAAGATCATGGAATTGGTATTCCTAAAGCCGATCAAAAAAATATATTTAACCGTTATTTTAGAGCAGAAAATGCATTATTAACGGAAGGAACCGGAATTGGTTTAAATATTATTAAAAGTCATTTACAAAATTTAGGAGGAACGATTACTTTTGAAAGTGAAGAGAATATAGGATCTACTTTTACATTGAAGGTTATTAACAAAGCAATATGAAAAAAATACTATTAATTGAAGATGATGTAGTTTTAAGGGAAAACACATTAGAACTTTTAGAATTATCAAACTATGAAGTTACGAGTGCTGCTAACGGTAAAATAGGAGTACAATTAGCTAAAAAAATGGTGCCAGATATTATTGTTTGTGATATCATGATGCCAGAGTTAGATGGTTATGGTGTTTTAGAAGCTTTAACGAATAACGAAATAACCCAACACATTCCGTTTATCTTTTTATCAGCAAAAACAGAAAGAAGAGATGTTAGAAAAGGAATGGATTTAGGAGCAGACGACTATATAACCAAGCCTTTTAATGAAGATGAGTTAATAAGTGCTATAGAAAGTAGATTGGCAAAAGCAGCGATACTAAAAGATCGTAGAGAAACCAAAGTAGTAATACCAGAAGAAGTAGAAGACATTAGAAGTCTTAATGACTTAAAAAATTATTTTGAAGATAATGGAGAAACTTTTACTTTTTTAAAAGATGCAAGCATTTATAAAGAAGGGAATAACTCTAATTATATTTATTTAATAAATAAAGGACTTATAAAATGCCATAAGCTAGATGAACAAGGAAAACAACT
Protein-coding regions in this window:
- a CDS encoding IPExxxVDY family protein, yielding MDDFCEEEYSLIGIHSTLEDYKLAYLLNKNLNTRFYKAKEDLEFVIEEKTASFSIYNYENIEYDYEWFLIANSYKTENQTASNALLLTSETITYLIPEKKKVDFFLKISGDSEYEFVMKTINSIKSIDNVITAYSIDKNTLKSKDFLIF
- the pyk gene encoding pyruvate kinase — encoded protein: MKDYKKTKIVATLGPAIDTKEKMKELAIAGVNVFRINFSHADYEVVKQNVLRIREINEEEGFNVAILADLQGPKLRVGVMEENVILKDGDFFTFTTEKCIGNNQKAFMTYQRFPKDVKVGENIMVDDGKLRFEVVSTDKDKEVVVKVIVGGPLHSKKGVNLPNTAISLPALTEKDKEDAVFALGLNVDWMALSFVRTPEDLRMLRDLIDEHSDYRVPVIAKIEKPEAVANIDALIPFCDGLMVARGDLGVEIPMQDVPLIQKKLVRRAKRARIPVIIATQMMETMIDNPVPTRAEVNDVANSIMDGADAVMLSGETSVGKHPLKVIQKMSEIIKAVENSRMIKVPHEAPHIRTNRFITKSVCHHAALMANDIDATAISTLTNSGYTAFQISAWRPQAKILAFSSERRILGKLNLLWGVKAFYYDKNLSTDDTVVDINKISKEKGFVKEGDLMINLTSMPVEAKGMVNTLRVSEIE
- a CDS encoding CBS domain-containing protein, translating into MAIKSFQGKRDTSQGKEDAQILVSDYMTKKLITFKAEDTLDHVIVQLITHKISGGPVVNDQNELIGIISETDCIKHISESKYYNMPSDVNNTVGKYMVTDVDTIDKNTNIFDAAFKFISSHRRRFPVVDNGKLIGQISQTDVLKAAISVKGNTWNS
- a CDS encoding GNAT family N-acetyltransferase; this translates as MKFHLETERLLLREFRITDVEGMFELDSNPKVHQYLGKKTIKTKEEAKRMIDFILKQYKENGIGRFAVIEKSSGNFIGWSGLKLNKGTKESLNGFQDFIDIGYRFIPKYWKNGYGLESAIACLEYGFKTMNLDIIYGAAEIGNIGSNKILQKIGLQFVNEFKEDNELVNWYELKKENYGK
- a CDS encoding single-stranded DNA-binding protein, which encodes MNTLRNKVQLIGRLGQDPEIVTFKDGNKMAKFSMATDDSYKDKAGNKVERTYWHNIVITGGLVKVVENYVNKGQEIAVEGKLTNKSYDTKEGEKRYITEIMVNELLLLGAK
- a CDS encoding pyridoxamine 5'-phosphate oxidase family protein — its product is MTTNLKESECINILENNYIGQLSYIYIERPFIVPMTYFFDKKKSIVGYSEEGHKTKAMRNYRKVSLQVLEKADGNTCNSVLVHGVYEELSGSVAKKYLHDFTEGIKALILKKEHRDLHCISDFSNKSTLKKIPIVFRITVNEMTGKKITNKSS
- a CDS encoding chaperone modulator CbpM, which gives rise to METQNLISIQQFCAHYSIPTAFINELKEYELIEVIVENDDHYIKVTQITEVEKMIRLHYDLNINLEGVDVIYNLLNQVDSLKKEITNLQNKLRFYQNE
- a CDS encoding DnaJ C-terminal domain-containing protein gives rise to the protein MASIDYYKILGITKSASEADIKKAYRKLARKYHPDLNPNDKTAEKSFKEINEANEVLSNPENRKKYDAYGEHWQNGEAYEQEKQRQQEHQSRSQSNQGGYSQEDFSDMFGDMFGGASSGRRTNAKFRGQDYNSEIQLNLNDVYKTQKQVITVNGKNIRITIPAGVENGQVIKIKGHGGKGVNGGPNGDLYIQFSIVNNTKFKRDKDNLYIDVDLDLYTALLGGQLTVDTFDGKVKLTIKPETENGTKVKLKEKGFPKYKKEGQFGDLYITYQLKTPTKLNEKEIALIKELQKQR
- a CDS encoding PAS domain-containing sensor histidine kinase, whose amino-acid sequence is MLSKDRDVFNVLFEAVSEGVVVVNDQQNIVSVNSSVERMFGYNPEELLNKSLNILIPKNYHAGHGAHFKGFMKNKEKRQMGNGRDLYGARKNGAIFPLEAGLNPFQINGQTFIMALVIDISVRKQQEEEIHQLNNELEKKVCERTKELSKTVHELKVVNIELDEENHKRIEAETKIKDALKKEKELNELKTKFLSLVSHEFKTPLSGILTSTMLLGKYKLAEQQEKRDKHLETITNKVHYLNNILNDFLSVEKLETGKINYNFHTFRLSKVVDEVIYNANMLLKEGQRIKYPEDIDEISLTQDEKTIALALSNLINNAIKYSPENSEIDIKIKQDNTATTIKIKDHGIGIPKADQKNIFNRYFRAENALLTEGTGIGLNIIKSHLQNLGGTITFESEENIGSTFTLKVINKAI
- a CDS encoding response regulator, coding for MKKILLIEDDVVLRENTLELLELSNYEVTSAANGKIGVQLAKKMVPDIIVCDIMMPELDGYGVLEALTNNEITQHIPFIFLSAKTERRDVRKGMDLGADDYITKPFNEDELISAIESRLAKAAILKDRRETKVVIPEEVEDIRSLNDLKNYFEDNGETFTFLKDASIYKEGNNSNYIYLINKGLIKCHKLDEQGKQLTTALYKEDDLFGYTSFSQNLAYQESATAIQKTELVGLSKKTLTGVLNKNHKVTLELIELLTEDLAVVKDQLLQMAYSSVSKKTAKTILMFAEKLNRKPEDHIKISRNDLASVAGIATETLIRTMSSFKKQGLIEIEGRTIRILDLEKLKEIC